One window from the genome of Zymoseptoria tritici IPO323 chromosome 11, whole genome shotgun sequence encodes:
- a CDS encoding nicotinate-nucleotide pyrophosphorylase (carboxylating): MPITEGAPVHGAPANLLPPTFKTSITAWLAEDTPSFDYGGFVVGSTPVTAHLLAKSQGVLAGVPFFDEVFAQLGCTVKWNVKEGEFVGVKEKKEHVATVTGPARCVLLGERVALNLLARCSGVASASERLLRLLREAGYKNSLAGTRKTTPGFRLVEKYGMIVGGCDPHRQDLSTMTMLKDNHVWACGGSITTAVHAAKAAAGFAIKVEVECQSEEEAETAVKAGADVVMLDNFTPDGVRVAAGNLKDRWGRGREARVLVEVSGGLTEENVRDYVCDDVDIISSSSIHQGVKHVDFSLKVVPVEKAKEVSGNGESAEV; encoded by the coding sequence ATGCCAATCACAGAAGGCGCACCCGTCCACGGCGCTCCAGCCAATCTCCTCCCACCGACCTTCAAAACCTCGATCACAGCCTGGCTCGCCGAAGACACACCCTCATTCGACTACGGCGGTTTCGTCGTCGGCAGCACACCTGTAACTGCCCATCTACTCGCCAAGTCTCAAGGTGTCCTAGCCGGCGTTCCCTTCTTCGACGAAGTCTTCGCCCAACTCGGATGCACAGTAAAGTGGAACGTCAAAGAGGGAGAGTTCGTCGgcgtgaaggagaagaaagaacATGTCGCAACCGTCACAGGCCCGGCAAGATGTGTACTCTTAGGCGAAAGAGTGGCGCTGAACTTGCTGGCAAGATGTTCAGGCGTTGCATCAGCAAGTGAGAGACTATTGAGACTGCTGCGTGAGGCGGGATACAAGAACAGTCTGGCGGGCACGAGAAAGACAACGCCGGGATTTCGGCTGGTGGAGAAGTACGGCATGATCGTGGGAGGCTGTGATCCTCACCGGCAAGATCTGAGTACCATGACGATGCTGAAGGATAATCACGTTTGGGCTTGTGGAGGCAGTATCACAACGGCTGTGCATGCTGCGAAAGCTGCGGCTGGGTTCGCGATCAAAGTCGAGGTCGAGTGCCAGAgtgaagaggaggcggagacggCAGTGAAGGCGGGAGCGGACGTGGTGATGCTGGACAATTTCACGCCGGATGGAGTCAGAGTCGCGGCAGGGAATCTGAAGGATCGGtggggaagaggacgagaggcGAGGGTGCTTGTGGAGGTCAGTGGTGGGTTGACCGAGGAGAATGTTAGAGACTATGTGTGCGATGATGTGGACATCATTAGCTCGAGTAGTATCCATCAGGGCGTGAAACACGTGGATTTCTCGTTGAAGGTCGTGCcggtcgagaaggcgaaggaggtttCCGGGAATGGAGAGTCGGCGGAGGTCTGA
- a CDS encoding t-complex protein 1 subunit zeta has protein sequence MSAAQLLNPKAESRRRGEALRVNINAGEGLKDVLSSNLGPTGTLKMLVDGAGGIKLTKDGSVLLKEMQIQNPTAVMIARAATAQDEICGDGTTSVVMLVGELLKQADRYISEGLHPRVITDGYEVAKNETLRFLDSFKLPKEVDRELLLSVARTSLSTKINSTLAEQLTPDIVDAVLAIYEAPAKPDLHMIEIMTMQHRTAADTQLIRGLALDHGARHPDMPKDVKNAFVLTLNVSLEYEKSEINSGFYYSSAEQRDKLVESERRFVDDKLRKIVELKKEVCGDDPSKGFVVVNQKGIDPLSLDVLVKNGIFALRRAKRRNMERLQLICGGTAQNSADDLSPDILGWAGHVYEHQLGEEKYTFIEEVKDPKSVTILIKGPNAHTITQIKDAVRDGLRSVYNMIVDGSVVPGGGAFQIACARHLNSDEFRKQVKGKAKWGVSAFADALLIIPKTLAANSGHDIQDCIATLQDEHAEGHIAGLDLTLGEPMDPVQQGVYDSFRVLRNSIASSTGIASNLLLCDEMLKARQMGKSGPPGLEDGE, from the exons ATGTCAGCTGCACAACTCCTCAACCCCAAGGCGGAGTCGCGACGCCGCGGTGAGGCTCTCAGAGTCAACATTAATGCTGGAGAAGGCCTGAAAGATGTTCTCTCCTCCAACTTGGGTCCAACGGGCACCCTCAAAATGCTGGTCGATGGCGCAGGAGGCATCAAGCTCACAAAGGATGGCAGCGTGCTGTTGAAAGAGATGCAAATTCAGAACCCCACAGCTGTCATGATTGCCCGCGCAGCGACTGCACAAGACGAGATTTGCGGAGATGGCACAACGAGTGTGGTTATGCTGGTGGGAGAACTGCTGAAGCAAGCAGATCGCTACATCAGTGAGGGACTACACCCAAGAGTCATCACAGATGGTTACGAGGTGGCCAAGAACGAGACACTACGATTCCTGGACTCCTTCAAACTCCCGAAAGAAGTCGACCgcgaactcctcctctccgtcgCCCGCACATCGCTCTCCACCAAGATCAACTCCACCCTAGCCGAGCAACTCACACCCGATATCGTCGATgccgtcctcgccatctATGAAGCTCCCGCAAAGCCCGACCTGCACATGATCGAGATCATGACCATGCAGCACCGCACAGCAGCAGACACCCAGCTCATCCGTGGTCTCGCATTAGACCACGGCGCTCGCCATCCCGATATGCCCAAAGACGTCAAGAATGCCTTCGTCCTCACCCTCAACGTCAGCTTGGAATACGAAAAGAGCGAGATCAACAGTGGATTCTACTACTCCAGCGCAGAACAGCGGGACAAACTGGTGGAGAGTGAGCGTCGATTCGTGGACGACAAGCTGCGCAAGATTGTCGAGTTGAAGAAGGAAGTCTGCGGAGATGACCCATCAAAGGGCTTCGTCGTGGTCAACCAAAAGGGTATCGACCCGCTCTCCCTCGACGTACTCGTCAAGAACGGCATCTTCGCCCTCCGCCGCGCCAAGCGCAGAAACATGGAGCGTCTGCAACTCATCTGCGGCGGCACCGCACAGAACTCCGCGGATGACCTCTCACCCGACATCCTCGGCTGGGCCGGCCACGTCTACGAGCACCAGCTGGGAGAGGAGAAGTACACATTCATCGAGGAGGTCAAGGATCCCAAGTCCGTCACTATCCTCATCAAGGGCCCCAACGCACACACCATCACTCAGATCAAGGATGCGGTTCGCGATGGCTTAAGATCGGTGTATAATATGATTGTGGACGGCAGTGTGGTGCCTGGTGGTGGAGCGTTCCAGATTGCGTGCGCGAGACATCTGAATTCGGATGAGTTCAGGAAGCAGGTCAAGGGCAAGGCGAAGTGGGGTGTTTCTGCGTTTGCGGATGCGTTGTTGATTATTCCCAAGACGTTGGCGGCGAATAGCGGGCATGATATTCAGGATTGCA TCGCAACACTCCAAGATGAGCACGCGGAAGGACACATCGCCGGTCTCGATCTCACACTCGGCGAGCCGATGGATCCTGTACAACAGGGTGTCTACGACAGTTTCCGCGTGCTGAGGAATTCGATCGCCAGCTCAACGGGCATTGCGTCGAACTTGCTGCTTTGCGATGAGATGCTCAAGGCGAGACAAATGGGCAAGTCGGGTCCGCCTGGGTTGGAAGATGGGGAATGA